Proteins encoded in a region of the Podarcis muralis chromosome 4, rPodMur119.hap1.1, whole genome shotgun sequence genome:
- the LOC114595956 gene encoding uncharacterized protein LOC114595956, which yields MDFRLSFPLPCVLVILTISDGVTCMDLKQLFGDAGGDVSFPLEIKNRSGILVMKETNCSKPENFTMDCCNDCDKRLCLRNGIVEMTNLSENDEGKYTFAFGNDSEVFLLKVCEKPPAVYINCLPDGRANLSCEADGQFNDGVYWTRNGRIIHDVDACVKDGGKSIILGKGVQGKLACHRRNACSSSSIELSCNGGNDRDLLQHPHFLYIMVACGGGALLLAIIASLITCCCMKSKHHFTPVPAEDEKDEGITLSAISSEEPKSPPNGDPCETTDALVASTPNPSPETCESFKPEHKTDPDPTVQPKLALETKTEEDVETAFREVMVDTEALETVDDCFPDPIDA from the exons ATGGATTTCCGCCTTTCTTTTCCCTTGCCATGCGTGCTGGTGATTCTGACCATTTCTGATG GTGTGACTTGTATGGACCTCAAACAGCTTTTTGGTGACGCTGGTGGCgatgtttcttttcctttggaaATTAAAAATCGAAGTGGCATCCTAGTAATGAAAGAAACGAACTGTTCTAAGCCGGAGAATTTTACGATGGACTGTTGCAATGATTGTGACAAAAGGCTGTGCCTGAGGAACGGGATTGTAGAGATGACGAATTTATCAGAAAACGATGAGGGGAAATATACATTTGCTTTTGGAAATGACAGCGAAGTTTTCTTGCTCAAAGTGTGTG AGAAGCCTCCAGCTGTTTATATCAATTGTCTACCTGATGGAAGAGCAAATTTGTCCTGTGAAGCAGATGGTCAATTCAATGATGGAGTTTACTGGACTCGGAATGGGAGAATAATACATGATGTTGATGCTTGTGTGAAAGATGGTGGCAAGAGCATTATTTTGGGGAAAGGGGTACAGGGAAAGCTCGCTTGCCATAGAAGAAACGCTTGCAGCAGCTCCTCCATTGAGCTGTCATGTAATGGTGGTAACGATC GAGATCTGTTGCAGCACCCGCACTTCCTGTATATTATGGTGGCGTGTGGAGGGGGTGCTCTCCTTCTGGCCATTATTGCCTCACTGATCACATGCTGCTGCATGAAGAGCAAGCATCATTTCACTCCAGTGCCTGCGG AAGATGAAAAGGATGAGGGGATAACCCTGTCTGCCATTTCCAGTGAAGAACCAAAGAGTCCTCCTAATGGAGACCCCTGTGAAACCACAGATGCCCTTGTTGCCAGCACCCCCAATCCTA GTCCTGAGACCTGTGAGAGTTTTAAACCAGAGCACAAGACAGACCCAGATCCTACAGTTCAACCTAAGCTGGCACTGGAGactaaaacagaggaagatgttGAAACAGCATTTCGAGAAGTCATGGTTGACACTGAAGCCCTGGAAACGGTGGATGATTGCTTCCCTGATCCTATTGATGCTTGA